A section of the Oncorhynchus tshawytscha isolate Ot180627B linkage group LG09, Otsh_v2.0, whole genome shotgun sequence genome encodes:
- the LOC112258834 gene encoding tetraspanin-16 isoform X1, whose amino-acid sequence MTPVGQADTDSWQQVGLNSNRPKSSGPIKKGRTCKMARHDKLYTWMRYLMLLLCVILVISGFVLLGLGAWIRYGAATFVDVLGPYSSQLIYISYICIGMGSVLSFTGLIGCCGAWKENRFFIMLFFFIVTMLFVAEIIGTIFVLTYRNLVSLVVRDASKNSLMTVYMGPAATDPISTAWNTVMVKFKCCGFENSTVDFKGSVFSTTTGLNYPKTCCVNKTLADCDGITITPSLIQPQSCFGKVITVIREQSVILGSAAGCICMMELSSMILAMVLFVKLGLMRHPW is encoded by the exons ATGACACCTGTTggccaggcagacacagacagttgGCAGCAAGTAGGCCTTAATAGCAATAGGCCTAAATCGTCTGGACCTATTAAAA AAGGTCGAACTTGCAAAATGGCTAGACATGACAAACTGTACACATGGATGCGGTATTTGATGTTGCTGCTTTGTGTGATACTTGTT aTAAGTGGCTTTGTGCTGCTGGGACTTGGCGCATGGATTAGATATGGAGCAGCTACGTTTGTGGATGTCCTGGGCCCCTACTCGTCTCAGCTCATCTACATCAGCTACATCTGTATTGGTATGGGCTCAGTGCTGTCTTTCACGGGTCTCATCGGCTGCTGTGGGGCTTGGAAAGAGAACCGCTTCTTTATCATGCTG TTTTTCTTCATCGTGACAATGCTATTTGTTGCTGAAATCATTGGGACTATTTTTGTCTTGACGTACCGGAATCTG GTTAGCTTAGTGGTACGTGATGCAAGCAAGAATTCCCTGATGACTGTCTATATGGGCCCAGCAGCAACAGACCCAATCTCAACAGCATGGAACACAGTCATGGTCAAG TTCAAATGCTGTGGTTTTGAGAACTCGACTGTAGATTTCAAGGGCTCTGTGTTCAGTACAACCACGGGTTTGAACTACCCTAAGACTTGCTGCGTGAACAAGACCCTTGCAGACTGTGACGGCATCACCATCACTCCAAGTCTGATCCAACCACAG AGCTGCTTTGGTAAGGTCATCACAGTGATCAGAGAGCAGAGTGTCATCCTGGGATCAGCAGCTGGCTGCATATGTATGATGGAG
- the LOC112258836 gene encoding tetraspanin-1, producing the protein MGCFGFLKVMMFAFNGIIFLAGAAILGVGIWVKVDSGSILGLLKGIKDAPAEMNQILNVGYLLIAVGAVLLIIGFLGCCGAMKESRCMLLLFFVIVLVVFIAEVAGAVVILVFKPLAGELIEKLGTKVVQNIKKDYGENVDVTALWNATMDTLKCCGFYNYTDFTGSPFEMRTHLYPQQCCHGAVFSSCNDTSATITGCFPKFKQLIDENTIAIVAVALGIAALEIMAMVVSMTLYCIIGSKSD; encoded by the exons TTGGCGGGCGCTGCCATCCTGGGCGTAGGGATCTGGGTGAAGGTGGACAGCGGCTCGATCCTGGGGCTCCTCAAGGGGATAAAAGATGCTCCAGCGGAGATGAACCAGATCCTAAACGTGGGCTACCTGTTGATTGCTGTGGGGGCAGTGCTGCTGATCATAGGTTTCCTGGGTTGCTGTGGCGCCATGAAGGAGAGCAGGTGTATGCTGCTCCTG TTCTTTGTGATTGTGTTGGTGGTGTTCATTGCAGAGGTGGCTGGAGCAGTGGTTATCCTGGTGTTTAAACCCTTG GCAGGTGAGTTGATTGAGAAACTGGGCACCAAAGTGGTTCAGAACATTAAGAAGGACTATGGAGAAAATGTAGACGTCACCGCTCTCTGGAATGCTACTATGGATACG CTAAAGTGCTGTGGATTCTACAACTATACAGACTTCACTGGCTCTCCATTTGAAATGCGCACCCATCTCTATCCTCAACAGTGCTGCCACGGTGCTGTTTTCAGCTCCTGTAATGATACAAGTGCT ACGATCACTGGCTGCTTTCCGAAGTTTAAGCAACTGATTGATGAAAACACTATTGCCATTGTGGCAGTGGCATTGGGAATCGCTGCCCTTGAG ATAATGGCGATGGTTGTCTCCATGACTTTGTACTGCATAATAGGCTCAAAGAGTGACTGA
- the LOC112258834 gene encoding tetraspanin-16 isoform X2 encodes MTPVGQADTDSWQQVGLNSNRPKSSGPIKKGRTCKMARHDKLYTWMRYLMLLLCVILVISGFVLLGLGAWIRYGAATFVDVLGPYSSQLIYISYICIGMGSVLSFTGLIGCCGAWKENRFFIMLFFFIVTMLFVAEIIGTIFVLTYRNLVSLVVRDASKNSLMTVYMGPAATDPISTAWNTVMVKFKCCGFENSTVDFKGSVFSTTTGLNYPKTCCVNKTLADCDGITITPSLIQPQLSSMILAMVLFVKLGLMRHPW; translated from the exons ATGACACCTGTTggccaggcagacacagacagttgGCAGCAAGTAGGCCTTAATAGCAATAGGCCTAAATCGTCTGGACCTATTAAAA AAGGTCGAACTTGCAAAATGGCTAGACATGACAAACTGTACACATGGATGCGGTATTTGATGTTGCTGCTTTGTGTGATACTTGTT aTAAGTGGCTTTGTGCTGCTGGGACTTGGCGCATGGATTAGATATGGAGCAGCTACGTTTGTGGATGTCCTGGGCCCCTACTCGTCTCAGCTCATCTACATCAGCTACATCTGTATTGGTATGGGCTCAGTGCTGTCTTTCACGGGTCTCATCGGCTGCTGTGGGGCTTGGAAAGAGAACCGCTTCTTTATCATGCTG TTTTTCTTCATCGTGACAATGCTATTTGTTGCTGAAATCATTGGGACTATTTTTGTCTTGACGTACCGGAATCTG GTTAGCTTAGTGGTACGTGATGCAAGCAAGAATTCCCTGATGACTGTCTATATGGGCCCAGCAGCAACAGACCCAATCTCAACAGCATGGAACACAGTCATGGTCAAG TTCAAATGCTGTGGTTTTGAGAACTCGACTGTAGATTTCAAGGGCTCTGTGTTCAGTACAACCACGGGTTTGAACTACCCTAAGACTTGCTGCGTGAACAAGACCCTTGCAGACTGTGACGGCATCACCATCACTCCAAGTCTGATCCAACCACAG